A stretch of Brassica rapa cultivar Chiifu-401-42 chromosome A08, CAAS_Brap_v3.01, whole genome shotgun sequence DNA encodes these proteins:
- the LOC117127419 gene encoding uncharacterized protein LOC117127419: MSLDTVHPNTVHRDTVHPNTVHRDTVHRNTIYRGIVPPMTSTTYGETEKVEALILKIDNKGIWRDEKGRPCSRTGQLINAEGNEIPDVIAVAEMNTFDLTSQWYNWGSEDLFRGLPHENHIEELEGLVSRRKQKQISEDLILCKIFPYTISGDAFSWFSKLQPRSLTCWEDIKGAFLGKYFSEVVATRSKRFDYMVDKMIEDHEKGIITSLSQISISQLMDFSYSEQDEDFEIPTTHVKQPDIQVHHADESKQKDELNREKLVNHDTVEDDEYHVSGEQSKVEEADTKDPTSASIDSSNSESIDVRTSETIDTDICHQSIPSTIPDATIVYVRTERLKAIRDYNSPEDA; the protein is encoded by the coding sequence ATGTCGCTCGACACTGTTCacccgaacactgttcatcgcgatactgttcatccgaacactgttcatcgtGACACTGTTCATCGAAACACTATTTATCGCGGCATTGTTCCTCCAATGACGAGCACCACTTACGGAGAGACAGAGAAGGTCGAAGCGCTCATACTTAAGATCGACAATAAAGGTATTTGGCGAGACGAAAAAGGTCGTCCTTGCAGCCGCACAGGACAATTGATTAATGCTGAGGGTAATGAAATCCCGGATGTAATTGCCGTTGCTGAGATGAATACCTTTGATCTGACAAGCCAATGGTATAATTGGGGAAGTGAGGATCTTTTCCGAGGTCTTCCTCATGAAAATCACATCGAAGAGCTTGAGGGTCTAGTTTCAAGGCGTAAGCAGAAACAAATATCTGAAGACCTCATACTCTGCAAGATTTTCCCTTATACTATCTCTGGAGATGCTTTTAGCTGGTTCAGTAAGCTGCAGCCAAGATCTCTAACCTGCTGGGAAGACATCAAAGGCGCCTTCCTAGGTAAATATTTTAGCGAAGTTGTAGCAACTCGAAGTAAAAGGTTTGATTACATGGTGGACAAGATGATTGAAGATCACGAGAAAGGAATAATCACTAGTCTTAGTCAGATTAGTATTAGTCAGTTAATGGATTTTTCCTATAGCGAGCAAGATGAAGATTTTGAAATCCCGACCACTCATGTCAAGCAGCCAGACATTCAGGTTCACCATGCAGATGAGAGTAAGCAGAAGGACGAACTAAACAGAGAAAAGCTGGTCAACCATGATACAGTTGAGGATGATGAATATCATGTATCAGGAGAGCAGAGCAAAGTAGAAGAAGCTGATACAAAAGATCCgacttcagcatcgatcgacagtagtaactcagaatcgatcgatgtcCGCACTTCAGAAACGATCGATACAGATATTTGTCATCAATCGATACCTTCTACAATCCCTGATGCTACCATTGTGTATGTTAGGACTGAACGACTGAAGGCAATTAGAGACTATAACAGTCCTGAGGATGCCTAG